tagtgagtgatgacagaattttcatctttaaagggacagttcaccccaaaatccaGTCATCCTATATTGCCCCTCATGTGTTTTAAACCTATGTGACTCTTGcctctttggaacacaaaagaagatattttgagaaatgtcttgctGGATTTGTGTTCATGCGATGGTTCATCAGTTGAAGCTCAGTGTTagttggttatcaacgttcttcaaaatatcttcttttgtgttctagagTAGAAAGACAATCAGTTTTGAATTAATAAGAGAATATGTAAGTAATGAATATTCATACGTTGGTGAACTATTCCGtcaatgttgtttaaacataagatgtgtgtctgtgatgtAACATGGCTTCTGACTCAAGTATGAAGTTAACCACCAACATTCGTCACTACCGCTGAGACCACAACcatttgtttaaatttctttgacAATAAGAACATTCCCTAAAGTGTTTTTGAAGCTGAAAGTGTCCGTTTCTTCTCATGTCAATGAAGCGATCACAGCCATGGTGGAGGGGAAACTTGGGAAGAGCCTGAAGAAGATTCTCAAGAAGGTTGTGGCCAAAGAGGCTCATGAACAGCTGGCCATCACTGATACTAAACTCGGAGGAGTCATCAAGGTAAAGACGGGTACTGCGCGGTCTATATTGGACATAAATCTGTATCAGTGATGTTGAAATGGTAAAACATTTCGAGCGGTGATGATGATGACCTTTGAGTCGTGTTGCTGAATAATAATGAGGCTTTTCAAGTCACTATCTCATCTGAGCTTGTGTTTggttaaatgattaaaacaagttaatttaATAGACTTCAACATCATATTTTCTCAAGTTGTTACTCGTTTTAATGAGACTCGCTCTCTGTCGCCCCCTGCAGGATAAACTGAACCTGAGCTGTGTGCACAGTCCCGCTGTGGCCGAGCTCATGAGGGGCATCAGGAATCAGATGGAGGGGCTCATCACAGGTCTGCCTGCCAGAGAGATCAGCGCCATGTCTCTCGGTTTGGCACACAGGTTGGTTTATCGCACAAGTTTTAAAGGGTGCGATGTCATGAGCGCCGGTCCATGATTAATTTCTGCTGTCCGACTTTTATGAGGATGTTCATCAGCATTCGTCACTACCACTGAGACCCTCCGAACAGCTATTCATATGATCCACACGCTCGTTTGAAAGCAGTTTTTCACTCAAGTTTGTTTATTCTTCCCAGTCTCTCCCGGTATAAGCTGAAGTTCAGTCCAGACAAGGTGGACACCATGATCGTCCAAGCTATCTGTAAGGACACACTTTATTACATGTTTAAACGAACTTGAGCATTGACAAGATCTGTAATGACCGTCTGTGGTTCATGTGCAGCGCTGCTGGATGATCTGGATAAAGAGCTCAATAACTACATCATGCGCTGTCGGGAATGGTACGGTTGGCACTTCCCAGAACTCGGCAAGATTGTCACAGATAACCTGGCGTACTGCAAAAGCGTCCGCAAGATTGGTGAGTGGGTCTGAGCTGATGGTTGAGTGGTTTGTGCACTGACATGTGACCTGAGTTCGAAtcccggctcgtggtcctttccccctgaccccaccccctctctctcatacacTTCGATATACTAGTTTAAAATCACTCAACTGTGGCTCAACTTTGTCTTTAATCATGCAGGTGATCGCACAAACGTGAGCTCCACAGACCTGTCTGATATTCTGCCCGAGGAGATCGAGGCGGAGGTGAAACTCGCAGCAGAGATCTCCATGGGAACAGAGGTGTCCGAGGAGGACATCGCCAACATCATGCACCTGTGTGATCAGGTGTGCTGGAGGAACAattcaaaacatcaaatcatGAAGTGCTGTATTGGAGTTTATTAATGCAGCTTTTTCTCTTCCTGTAGGTGATTGAAATCTCAGATTATCGCACGCAGCTCTACGATTATCTGAAGAACCGCATGATGGCTATTGCGCCCAATCTGACGGTCATGGTGGGAGAGTTGGTGGGAGCCCGTCTCATATCTCATGCAGGTGAGTGGCCAGAAGTGATGAATGAAACGACCCATGGGACACGTGTGGTCTTTTTTTAACTTGACGTTTAAACGTTTCATCAGGATCTCTGCTGAACTTGGCCAAGCACCCGGCATCCACCGTACAGATCCTCGGTGCTGAGAAAGCCCTCTTCCGCGCTCTGAAGACCCGCCGTGATACGCCCAAATACGGTCTCATCTACCACGCCTCTCTTGTGGGCCAGACCACAGCCAAGAACAAGGGTAAGATCTCCAGAATGCTGGCTGCAAAAACATCCCTGGCCATCCGTTACGACGCCCTGGGAGAAGACTCCAACGTAGAGATGGCCGTGGAGAACAGAGCCAAGTTGGAGGCCCGGTTACGCTACCTGGAAGAGAAAGGGGTGAGTCGAGGTCTGGTGTGGGGACTGTCCATCGTGTTTCATTTCTGATCTCAAGCAGTGATGATGATGGCTTCATGTCATACCCTGAATGTTCCATGTGGGTTATAAGTCACTATCTCATCTGAGCTTGAACATGTGGATGAAGAAtctgggttttgttttattttttgtagcGGTACTAACGTGGTTTGTGTCTTGTGTTTCAGATCAGACGCATCAGTGGATCTGGCAAAGCTTTGGCAAAAACGGATAAATATCAACACAAGAGGTGAGCGTGTTCTTCTTTCACACCCTTTAAATTATTCTTTGCTATGATTTTACCAAATATTATGTTGGTGtttacatatgaagagtttaattCTAAACTttacattccaattaatatcaatcaaactgcagtttaaaacctgatttttttttctcattttggaaacaatcTCTTCATATATAGAGATTGTGTTGCTTGTCgtcattattaatataattgcCAGATCAtgattacagtaaatataaaatggTTTATTGGATAATTACCTGCTAAAATGTCAATTATTTTACTTCGCCAGCGATGTAAAAATATACGACCCATCCGGTGACTCGACGATTCCTTCAAAGAAGAGGAAGATTGAAGAGGTAGAGGAAGGGGACGAGGAAGAGAAACCCATAGAGACCAAAGCCAAGAAAGTGAAGAGAGAAACTCCACAAGGTAAACATGCATACATCAAAGCACACCGCACGCTGGCATGATAAATACAGATGATTGTTAAACCAGAATGAATGTCAGCAGAGGCAGAAACCCCCGCAGAAACAGAGACGccgaagaagaaaaagaaaaagcagaAGAGGAAAGCGGAGGAGGAACCcaaagaggaggaggaggagacgGCTGTCAGTACATCGGAGGTGGTAAGTGGAGTTCACGGATAAATTCAtctcatttaaaacactttaatccTGAATCTTTGATTTACTGACGTTGGGctgttaatataataaactaAAGCTTATCTGGAGCCAGAACGTGATCATAAAAACTTGCgtttaaatgtgtacatttcCTGCGTTTTACAGAcgtcagaaaaaaagaaaaagaaggaaaagCGAGCGGCTGTGGAGGAGCTGAAAGAGGAGGCAGAGGAGCCGGCGGAAGAGGTGAGATACGAGATCTCTACATTTATATAGACGGTTGTTCTGCGAGGtcctaaaacatgttttttacagatgcctgaaaagaagaaaaagaagaaaaaggttAAAGATGACGAGTAGAACCAATGggacttttttaaaacaattatttttctttaagaaCTGAActtgtatataaaatgttttatagtttttctggACATCATGTCacatctctttttgtgtttcaaGCCAACTCGACAGTTTTTGCAGACTGTGCACCCATTCGTTTCGTCTTCTTTTGCTCGatttaaaagaggaaaaaaacaagatttataatTTCTTACTTTTTCTGTGAGCTTTGTGTTAAACTTTACCAGAGCAAACAGTtacgtttgtttgtttatttaaatggacaaatgtttttagtttaaaGCCAGTATGTGGTcgtattataaaaaagaaatcactGCGATGAGCGAGATCTGTGACGTGAGAATGAGTCGTTTGTGTCTCAGGATTATTAAAAACTGTATGTTTCTGTATTCCTGCATGTGTGCTCTTTACTCCGTTTTGCTCTGAAACATGATTTAGTGATTTTTCATTGTCAACACGTGATTACAAAGTGTAACATTGATTTGTAGTTTAGAAACATCTTGCTGGGATCTCAGCCATTGAACTTTGCCAAATGGGCGGTTAGTACTCATCTGTGATCATGCACTTGgtctgttttaattaaaaagaattTGTTTTGAATCCAGTGCATTTCATTAGATTATCTAAATTCCAAAGAGGAAATACGATGTTGC
This DNA window, taken from Triplophysa dalaica isolate WHDGS20190420 chromosome 6, ASM1584641v1, whole genome shotgun sequence, encodes the following:
- the nop58 gene encoding nucleolar protein 58 isoform X2, which produces MLVLFETAAGYAIFKVLDEQKLQQVDSLWKEFETPEKANKIVKLKHFEKFQDTTEALAAITAMVEGKLGKSLKKILKKVVAKEAHEQLAITDTKLGGVIKDKLNLSCVHSPAVAELMRGIRNQMEGLITGLPAREISAMSLGLAHSLSRYKLKFSPDKVDTMIVQAISLLDDLDKELNNYIMRCREWYGWHFPELGKIVTDNLAYCKSVRKIGDRTNVSSTDLSDILPEEIEAEVKLAAEISMGTEVSEEDIANIMHLCDQVIEISDYRTQLYDYLKNRMMAIAPNLTVMVGELVGARLISHAGSLLNLAKHPASTVQILGAEKALFRALKTRRDTPKYGLIYHASLVGQTTAKNKGKISRMLAAKTSLAIRYDALGEDSNVEMAVENRAKLEARLRYLEEKGIRRISGSGKALAKTDKYQHKSDVKIYDPSGDSTIPSKKRKIEEVEEGDEEEKPIETKAKKVKRETPQEAETPAETETPKKKKKKQKRKAEEEPKEEEEETAVSTSEVTSEKKKKKEKRAAVEELKEEAEEPAEEMPEKKKKKKKVKDDE
- the nop58 gene encoding nucleolar protein 58 isoform X1 → MLVLFETAAGYAIFKVLDEQKLQQVDSLWKEFETPEKANKIVKLKHFEKFQDTTEALAAITAMVEGKLGKSLKKILKKVVAKEAHEQLAITDTKLGGVIKDKLNLSCVHSPAVAELMRGIRNQMEGLITGLPAREISAMSLGLAHSLSRYKLKFSPDKVDTMIVQAISLLDDLDKELNNYIMRCREWYGWHFPELGKIVTDNLAYCKSVRKIGDRTNVSSTDLSDILPEEIEAEVKLAAEISMGTEVSEEDIANIMHLCDQVIEISDYRTQLYDYLKNRMMAIAPNLTVMVGELVGARLISHAGSLLNLAKHPASTVQILGAEKALFRALKTRRDTPKYGLIYHASLVGQTTAKNKGKISRMLAAKTSLAIRYDALGEDSNVEMAVENRAKLEARLRYLEEKGIRRISGSGKALAKTDKYQHKSDVKIYDPSGDSTIPSKKRKIEEVEEGDEEEKPIETKAKKVKRETPQAEAETPAETETPKKKKKKQKRKAEEEPKEEEEETAVSTSEVTSEKKKKKEKRAAVEELKEEAEEPAEEMPEKKKKKKKVKDDE